A genomic window from Lotus japonicus ecotype B-129 chromosome 1, LjGifu_v1.2 includes:
- the LOC130728973 gene encoding ESCRT-related protein CHMP1B codes for MGGSTEKLMNQIMELKFTSKSLQRQARKCEKEEKSEKLKVKKAIEKGNMDGARIYAENAIRKRTEQMNYLRLSSRLDAVVARLDTQAKMTTISKSMGNIVKSLESSLATGNLQKMSETMDSFEKQFVNMEVQAEFMESAMAGSTSLSTPEGEVNSLMQQVADDYGLEVSVGLPQPAAHAVPAKEADKVDEDDLTRRLAELKARG; via the coding sequence ATGGGAGGAAGCACAGAGAAGCTGATGAACCAGATCATGGAACTCAAATTCACCTCCAAATCACTTCAACGCCAAGCTCGAAAATGCGAGAAGGAGGAGAAATCCGAGAAGCTCAAGGTCAAGAAAGCCATCGAGAAAGGCAACATGGACGGCGCACGCATCTACGCCGAGAACGCCATCCGCAAACGCACCGAGCAGATGAACTACCTCCGCCTCTCTTCCCGCCTCGACGCCGTCGTCGCCCGCCTCGACACCCAGGCCAAGATGACCACCATCAGCAAGTCCATGGGGAACATTGTCAAGTCTCTTGAGTCCTCCCTCGCTACTGGCAACCTCCAGAAGATGTCGGAGACCATGGATAGCTTTGAGAAGCAGTTTGTTAACATGGAGGTTCAGGCTGAGTTCATGGAGTCTGCTATGGCTGGTTCCACCTCTCTTTCAACGCCTGAGGGGGAGGTTAACAGTCTTATGCAGCAGGTCGCGGATGATTACGGCCTCGAGGTATCGGTCGGTCTCCCTCAGCCCGCTGCACACGCGGTTCCGGCTAAGGAAGCTGACAAGGTTGATGAGGATGATCTTACCAGACGGCTCGCGGAGCTCAAGGCTAGAGGTTAA